In the genome of Octopus bimaculoides isolate UCB-OBI-ISO-001 chromosome 24, ASM119413v2, whole genome shotgun sequence, the window CTTTTAGTTGTTATATTTGTAGtgaatcttgcatgcatgaagtggattcgatctaCCATAGCCacatttaaattaacactgcaacagaacttttcccacggtggaacaatagtttttctctgacaaaagttttacattttccagatgtcTTTAGCTAGGCCaaaacaatgtcttcaccacttgaccctttctaacctcttctacatcaccaaaagctagaatagagataacaagaccaccaactaaatctattgttctcaatgatatgtctatccttctggatagttataaaagcaagaacccccAAGTAAAATTTAGTTTAGTCACCAGTTGGTGACGACTCAACCAGTCCAGCCACATGGTGACGACTCAGTGTtaacgaagtctggctgaccagctagaacctcgaccagagggagaaagaaggttgCAACCAGCCAACTATGAGACCCAACTTCCCTCGACTCTATAACTATCACTAGCTCGCAtccttttctctgtaacattaccatatctccctatatatatatatactactatgagaacgtgtacaaacatatacaggccgaaattaactttcttctccttgcatgctttacgaactgtgttatactataacactaacctacccgtcgtggtatggcatttattaaagtaacaggaaatgaatatttctttacaactatcatgccTGTATTAGATTTGTGACTTCCCATGGCACAGAGGTatctttgacttctatttttagtaaTGCAggtactcatgtgtgtgtgtttatatatatattatatatatataaatacatatNNNNNNNNNNNNNNNNNNNNNNNNNNNNNNNNNNNNNNNNNNNNNNNNNNNNNNNNNNNNNNNNNNNNNNNNNNNNNNNNNNNNNNNNNNNNNNNNNNNNattataaatatattatatatatatattataaatatattatatatatatatacacacatacacacacgcctgcatgcatgcacacacacagaggttgttCCAAAAAGTGAACAGCTGATAACTGATAACTCAACTTTTATTTCTATTAGATTTAACCCATTAAAATAATGTAGGGAGCCAGACTAAACTTTGAACAGAGGAAATTTTTCCTAAACATACTATTGGAACTCTGAAAATTCAGTCAAAGAGCAAAGACAGTCTCAGAAGGAGTTTCAAACAGATCTGCCTTTGCAACTTACCACCACTTGAATTAGAGATAAGTCTGAAGTAGATGGAAAAGTTCAGAACGTCCACAGGAAATTTTCCAGAAGACCATAGCCATCAGTGAACTCCTTGGAAATGGAGAGCTAGAATGAGAGCATAGCAAACTTGACAAAGGACGAAAAGTCTGACTTGCTCTCAATGCTACTGAACCACCTAATGGTGACACTACCTTAATTCCATTATCTTAGGTTGGTGGCTACCCTAATCCTACTGTTGATGCTAGCCAAAAATCTTACCCACTACACCTAATTTTTCATAGGGATTAATTAATCTACATTTAGAGTTCGTCATGAAATTATCTTTATGGTCCTTAAAGAGGTAAGACCTCTGCAggtttaatcctttaacatttaaaccagccctaATATTCTTtcggttttatgttcaaactgactagatccagcctttcacacctatcctacaaagtcactctaaaaataaatgctcacatcattgaaatctttaaGCTACGATATAATGcatgaaaataatgtgaataaataagcattacatttgacagtaatctgaatgctgaatgATTGAACGTTCCACTCTGCTTCCTCGTTTGTGGCATTATGGGTATGTTGATAAATTTCCTTGTATGAGTTGATGATGTTACTCAAAAGGAATATATCATCGGTCCTTTAATCAAACTCGTATAAGTCTTTACTTTTTGCCAGGCTGCACAAATGAATTAGTAGAATTTTTAAAGGGAGACAATTTGATGACTATTTTGCTATATTTACACCAGTGAGTAAGTCTTTTGCCAGACAGTGACTGGTCAATTTTAGTAGTTCTTTGTAATCTCCAACAAGAAATTCAGcttcctatgtatatgtgtgtgtgtatacataaatattcatgcacacatatacatgtgtattagttgaatcaaataaataaatcaaagcaTAAGTATAGTTTTATCACATAACTTTATCACATATGTATCATACAGCTTTATCACACGCCCACACACTTATGTAACTTCATAATATacatgttgatagatagatagatatatggaacATTTTGTTCAGGTATTAGTATTATTCAACAATGCTAAAAGAACACAGTGTTGAACACAAAgaattataaatctgaatttattaatattcttacaTGTTTCAGGAAAGAGCATATTCATTAAGCATTATTCATTAAGATCAAAATGAAAGAGAGTTGAGTGATGAGGAAATGGGATTTCATAAGCAGGAatgaggtttggcaacaggaagagcatctgtctGTAAAATGTTACCTGAAATAACTCCTGTTCAAGCCTATACCAGAatgggaaaacagatgttgaatgatgaaatgaacaaagaaaacgagaaaaattAATTTACTGGACATTTGCTTTGCTGAAAGAATAGTGAGTATAagtaagaatatgaataaatccacatatatatatatgtgtggtgcgtgtatacatacatatatatgtatacagcctTATGATAACTATTCTGAATCTACAAGCAACAAATCAAAATAGTTCTTTCTCTGGGATAAATTATTCTTGCTCGTCAGCATCTTCAAAAAATGGCTCAAATTGGTCATATGATTCCTGTTTGCTCTCTGATTTAACATTGGtaatttcttcttgttcttcatgATCAGTGAATTCAAGCTGGATGAGACCAATAGCAAAAGCATAACCAACCATTGCAGTAATTGCAAATATTCCTGCTAACACCATGTTCCGTAACTTGTTGGGGTTGTCTTCACTTAAACTACTTGTAGTCCTACTcgtactttcagtttctgtgatgccaaaaaaataaataaataaataaataaataaaaagagggaagaagagaCAATTTAATTACATTTCAATCAAAACAAGAAACGTTTTGTACATTTGTCATTGATTGATAATTGTTACAGTATCATATTCTGTAAACATACAGATGTGTGCAATGTGGGTGTGGTGTGGTgggagtgtttgagtgtgtgtgtgtgtgtgtgtagtggaggtgtgggggtagtgtgtgtgtgtgtgtgtgtgtgtgttaggtgcagacatggctgtgtgttaagaactTTGTTTTGCACTTTCGGTGAGTGCCTTCTACACAGCCTTCAgctaaccaatgccttctgagtgtaATTGAAAGGTGGAAACAGAagaatcctgttgtgtgtgtatatgtgcatgcacattagCCAACTGAACGGCTCTCACTGATGAAGCATATGGAAATACACAAAACTAAGTATTTAGTCTGAGAGGTTCTCAATTTGGTCATGGGGACGTTTCTACCCCGGTcagcgtatgtgtatgcatttacattcTTTCTACAACACAAGGAgtattttacttctatttctagcaatataggtgtctAGGCACCACCCTTAGTTGCATTTAGTGAtgattatatctatatctgtagatatatatatatatgtaactatttcCCCTCATCTCTCGTCTCTCACCACCAAATCGAATTCTGTAACtaattattttctgtaatgttgTGAATCTTATACTTTATAGTTTGTTTATTAATAATGCTAAACTattaaggtagtgaactggcagaaacattagcacaccaaacgaaatgcttagtggtacttcatgtgtctttatgttctgagttcaatttctgctcaggttgactttgccttttatcctttcggggtcgataaattaagtaccagttgtgtactgacgTCGATCTAATCAACCAGGTCCCGTCcccgaaaatttcagaccttgttcctagagtagaaaagaataatgctAAACTACCGCTAGGAAAGTTACTAGACATGGGTGCACAATTCTGAAGAGCTCCTATTACCTTCAAACTGATAGATTAACTGACCgaaaatttggaaatataaatctcatttttttttataagacacTTATGCGATAATTCATATCCCAGACTAAATGATTACTGTTTAAATTATAAAGTATTTGTAATGCAATTACTGGGGGCTTTTTGCTTAtgtaagaaatttatattttaaaagtttcatAAGCATATGCCTGAATGACACAATTTGTCTCCCCTTTGAAGTACATCAGATTAGTACTGACAAAATTGGCAAGCATTGGACAAGATGCATGCAGTATCTAGTTAAATCTGGTTaagttctgagtttgaatcccatcagccaactttgtctttcatctggttgtgattgataaaataaaatatgaaccaaGCAGTGGGATTGGTTTTAATAGTCCAGTAAAACATGGATGTGAGAATGGAAGACTAAAAGACGATGTGAGCTGAAAAGACAATGTGGCTCCTGAAAGTCATTTAAAATGAAGATTGGGGGAGGGTCTGGGATTTACGAAttttgccagtgctgctggactggctcctgtgcaggtggcatgtaaaatacaccattttgagcgtggctgttgccagtaccgactgactggccttcgtggcggtggcatgtaaaagcacccactacactctcagagtggttggtgttaggaagggcatacagctgtagaaactctgccaaatcagattggagcctagtgtagccatctggttcaccagtcctcagtcaaatcatccaacccatgctagcatggaaagcggacgttaaacgatgatgataatgaaatgaaataaaaaaggtTGAGGAAAATAATCTTACCTTGAAGGCTCTGAGGAAAATAATCATGCAAGATTCGTTTGCAAAAATCTGTCAGTTTTGTACATGCAAGCAAATGGTTCTGCAATTGATTGCTGGTCAGTGGAGCTTTCATCATAGGAGCCAAATAACCAAAGACTATGGCATCAAATAAGGATGGTCTTGAAAAGAGAGAATATACAAATTGGTTCAACCCATgtcaagcatggaaaacagatgttaaatgataatgatgattgtttataagaaatatataaaagataatacaaaaatacaccaaccagaagataaaacaatattacttattttataattaatagttTTAAACCAATTAACATGAGTGAGATAAAGATTTATTAATTGCTGGAGCAGTTGCCTTTATAGCAGAAAATTCTTGTTAATGTTAACCATGAAATAAAAGCAGCAAGttggcaaaatgtttagttttattggtcctgaaaggatgaaaggcaaaatcgactgcagtggaatttgaactcagagcataaagatggattCTTGATCAAACAGAACAAAAAGCAACTGGTTTTTCATGAGTGAATGCATAACAGACAGTATCTACAAATCCTAAAACTTAAAGACTCATGATAAATCAGTAAATATTGTTTCTAAGTGGAGAATGGTATAAGAATGCCAGAATAAGAGACTACAGAGTACAAGGAATTCTCTCTCAATATCATATAATCAATTACACATAACTAAATCAGaagtgacaaaataaaataaaataaaagtacctttctccaaaaaaataaagattgttccCCAATTTCTTTTCCAATAAATTGAGACAAAATTTTGCTTCTCTGTAAATCTAAAAcagatgaaaaaatatttcttaaaagcagagaatattttgaagatggcttattataatcaatatgaattatattttattaaacttaacatttaacatcttaaaaaattgctgtaaataaattcaaaaatttaaaaaaaggaatgtGTTCAGCAGCTGGAaaatccatttgattttcatttgggCACATGTTAGCTGAAGTCAAACTATGTCTAGTTATAGACAACACAGAATATAATAAGAGAAGAATGAATTTATTGTTTACAGTGCTTAGGTGAGCAAACAGTGAATAAgtccttaagaaaaaaaaaaaaaaaaaaaggtggtgaggcatcaggtgtactgttggtgtATTTCAGGAGGCACGGAAGTTTTGACGGATGCAGTGTCTTGAATAGCTAACAACTGATGGAGGTAATTTATTCCATACTTCAGGAATTCTGAGTATGGAAAAGCATTGCAAAAAGTCATAGGTGctgtattgtttttttaattttgtccacaagtgttagacatatggatttcaaaaaggtgcccaaggttgttgttgatgaataatcttgtgggtgtctataactacacacataaatgcataatcCTAAATAATTATCACAGAAGGTAAGATGAACAAAGGAATGAAGTCATATGATTTCAGGTCCAGTGTTACTGTTTGCCAcctcaagcaagtgtcttctactatagcctcaagccagccaatgctttgtgagagGAATTGATAATTGGAAACTTTGCAGGAGtccaacgtgtgtgtgtttgtttacattgtgTGAATAAATGTTGACTCTGTGTCTTTACGAACACAATTTGAACACGAAACAGCATCATTCTCTGGTAAACATGTCCCGTGGATCTGCAGACATGTGAAAACCAGTAGGATAAAAAATACATCACTTGGAAGATAAATGGGGAGGGGCTACAAGAGTGCCCAGctatagaaaagaaaatctatttcaatAACTCTAGtgtaatccatgccagcatggaaaatggacataatgcatgcatgcatgtatgcatgtgtgtgtgtgtgtatatataagtagaagtagtttttaattaaaatccaaAGACAGACAATGGATGTGCTAAGACcagcccaccacaacagaattgagatcttaaaaccaaagtaccacataaaaaaaacattagtgcaggtgttggtgccacttaaaaagcacccagtacactctgtaaagtggctgataGGCATCCGGCAATgtataatttgttattttatttactggaATGTTTTCCATGATTATGATAAAACTGGTAATATTACAAACAGATTCCTAATTATAGGATACAAGGGGAGAAAGCAGGATTAAAGTGAGAAAAGTCACTGATTCACTGCTCTGAgtttgatattaatcaaattcaACATGCTTATCATACTTAcacaattattttgttaattgGCCAAGAACtagattttacttaattttatgttttagaattaataaaatataaatatgatactaGGCTAAAAAGGTTATAGATGATTTGAGATGAGAATGGGATTGTACCAGTAACATTGATTGTTCACAAAGGTTTTCCAAAGTCCTTACTTTCATATCAACTTCTACATCTGTGACATTCTCActgcttttagaatatattctTGATTTGGCTTTCCTCCGCATCCTGCTGGGTATATAGAAATTCAGTGGAAACGGAGACGCTTTAGCAAAACCTGGTCTGGTAAGGTCTATGTAAGTCTTGGCATCAATCCACCATAAATGAAgctgaaaataatataattgttCAGTAACTGGAACAGACAGCCGAATCAAGGAAGTGCTATGGACAACagcaaacataataataataatctaggaCAGAAGATAAAACAGATTgctttagaaaaaaattgttaaaagtaaCAGGTTGAACCAgatttcagttaaaaaaaaaaacaactaatatttaattactttatcaagtaatataattatattgtagTATCATGTTTAGTTCTTTGTACTGTTTATGTGTTTAGTTCACATGATGTGTTAGTGTAATGATCTAACAGATATCAAACTAAGCAGTATTATTTTTCATACAGATTTAAGTCATCATCACACAACAAAAATTGATGCTGATGCATTGGAAACTATAATGAATTCAATAAtcacatatactctcacacacacctaGCCTATTTGGTAGTGCCACTCCTTCAGGTCATTAATCTCCTAACTCATTGTATACAacaccaaagaaagaaagaaagaaagacgggagggcggaaggaaggaagaaaggaaagaaagaaagagagagggtacaTGAAATACAACTAAATAACAATTTAACTGCCCAACTATGAGTACCCAGCCAGAATGATTGATCttttactgtggagaaaaaattGTCTCTTAtagtaaaaagaagtaaaaacacCCTATCTGTCCAGTGTTGCCTTCTGTCAGATTCCCACatgtgtttctagctctttagcttttatcaatgggaaatacttgAAGGGAGGGTTCACCATAGAAAATCTAAcagacaataaaaacaaagctGGCTCCTtgaaataatgagaaagaaattAACTTACAACAGCAGGTAAAAGTTTTTCTTCAAGTAGTGAGCAGAATGCTATAGTATCTGCGCACTGGGTATTGGACAGTCGGTTATCACAGCCCCAATGCTACAAATAAAgcaaatacatgaatatgtttAATGTTTCTTTGACACTGGGATAAGGTGCTCTTCCACATTTAATAAGATACAGAATGAGAAGGTGGGGGGAACATTTATACAGGTGAAATATTTCCAAGAAAGTAAAATGAGAACACGTCCAATTGAATGCCATCATT includes:
- the LOC106881544 gene encoding metaxin-1 encodes the protein MAECIELDIWHGDWGLPTVEPKCLAVLTYCKFSEVPVCIQKTGNPFRSPSGELPLLRHGTEIQSSTENIINYLREKHWGCDNRLSNTQCADTIAFCSLLEEKLLPAVLHLWWIDAKTYIDLTRPGFAKASPFPLNFYIPSRMRRKAKSRIYSKSSENVTDVEVDMKIYREAKFCLNLLEKKLGNNLYFFGERPSLFDAIVFGYLAPMMKAPLTSNQLQNHLLACTKLTDFCKRILHDYFPQSLQETESTSRTTSSLSEDNPNKLRNMVLAGIFAITAMVGYAFAIGLIQLEFTDHEEQEEITNVKSESKQESYDQFEPFFEDADEQE